Proteins co-encoded in one Leucobacter exalbidus genomic window:
- a CDS encoding serine hydrolase domain-containing protein translates to MSSRLTYLSSSHRRRSVGVLGALASLTISLLIAGCAVAPSTGTAATIRANAEEHAEVGALLGELASQEFEDKKLTSLVAQVMIDGESVDTVAYGEAMTGFPVTAEGRFRNGAVAIMYVAATMLAMADAGLMDIDEPISRWLPDLPDADQATPRMLASMTSGYPDHLANADFLAAQAQNPFRAWTEDELLAYSAESQRLFAPGANWDYSHAGYIILGHVLEAAGDAPLEDLISQYVLDPLKLEGTVAGVTAHVPSPVVHGFTAERGIFEDSTYWNPSWTLPHGAIETTTIDDMTTSFDAIVGRGELLTPESYQALISTDLIGFGAPLEGCRSCHTLTSEWTYGLGVFLRDDWVMQTPLFGGYQAAVATLPEAQSPMGAVTISVSIVPGPQSYSTAEWDGALANYAANLATELGRQIVPQNPPPVPTPAH, encoded by the coding sequence ATGAGCTCTCGTCTTACATACCTCTCGTCTTCGCACCGCCGTCGAAGCGTTGGTGTGCTTGGCGCGCTCGCCTCGCTGACCATATCGCTGCTGATTGCGGGGTGCGCCGTCGCGCCAAGCACCGGCACCGCCGCGACGATCCGGGCCAATGCTGAGGAGCACGCGGAAGTCGGCGCGCTCTTGGGAGAACTCGCCTCACAAGAATTCGAAGACAAGAAGCTCACGTCGCTCGTCGCCCAGGTCATGATCGATGGCGAGTCCGTTGACACCGTGGCATACGGCGAGGCGATGACCGGGTTTCCGGTGACGGCTGAGGGTAGATTTCGCAATGGCGCCGTTGCCATCATGTACGTTGCCGCCACCATGCTTGCGATGGCTGACGCAGGCCTGATGGACATCGATGAACCGATTTCGCGCTGGCTGCCCGATCTGCCTGACGCAGATCAAGCCACACCCCGCATGCTGGCCTCGATGACCTCGGGATACCCCGACCATCTCGCGAACGCCGACTTCTTGGCCGCCCAAGCCCAGAACCCGTTTCGAGCGTGGACCGAAGACGAGCTCCTCGCTTATAGCGCCGAGAGCCAGCGGCTCTTTGCCCCGGGCGCAAACTGGGATTACTCGCACGCAGGCTACATTATTCTCGGCCACGTCCTCGAAGCCGCGGGCGATGCGCCGCTCGAAGACCTGATTTCTCAGTACGTGCTCGACCCGTTGAAACTCGAGGGCACCGTCGCAGGTGTCACCGCACACGTGCCGAGCCCGGTCGTGCATGGTTTCACCGCAGAGCGGGGGATCTTTGAAGATTCGACCTACTGGAACCCGTCATGGACCCTGCCGCACGGGGCTATCGAAACCACCACGATCGACGATATGACCACGAGCTTTGACGCGATCGTCGGCCGCGGGGAACTGCTGACGCCCGAGTCATACCAGGCACTCATTTCCACTGACCTCATCGGCTTTGGCGCCCCGCTCGAGGGCTGCCGCAGCTGCCACACCCTCACCTCGGAATGGACGTATGGGCTGGGGGTTTTCTTGCGCGATGACTGGGTGATGCAGACGCCGCTCTTTGGCGGATATCAGGCGGCTGTCGCCACGCTACCCGAGGCGCAATCGCCGATGGGAGCGGTCACGATCTCGGTGTCGATTGTGCCCGGGCCGCAGAGCTACAGCACGGCCGAGTGGGATGGCGCCCTCGCAAACTACGCAGCCAATCTAGCGACCGAACTCGGCCGGCAGATTGTGCCGCAAAACCCGCCGCCCGTGCCCACTCCGGCGCACTAA
- a CDS encoding helix-turn-helix domain-containing protein has product MVRRSSPARERRLLSLGKNITSWRKLQGMSAAELARRAHVTRDTLRAIEHGTGSPKIESLMSVITALGFADHFVSGTDPFKTDSGRALALEVIGKK; this is encoded by the coding sequence ATGGTTCGCCGATCATCGCCTGCTCGTGAGCGTCGGCTGTTGAGCCTGGGTAAAAACATTACGTCGTGGCGGAAACTGCAAGGGATGAGCGCCGCTGAACTGGCTCGCCGGGCTCACGTGACCCGCGATACTTTGCGCGCAATCGAACACGGGACGGGTTCACCCAAGATCGAATCGCTTATGTCCGTAATTACTGCGCTTGGCTTTGCTGACCACTTTGTGTCGGGCACTGACCCATTCAAAACTGATTCAGGACGAGCTTTGGCTCTCGAAGTGATCGGTAAAAAGTGA
- a CDS encoding type II toxin-antitoxin system HipA family toxin → MYDQSYFQAAGAYELDPKLTRGRGQIYSGEDQRLFGAFQDLTPDDWGRRVIDADLANARQNDRNIPRSIDEFDYLALAADETRLGAIRFQCDGGGEWLGPSQVMDLRHYGLDAYAEAAARLEAHEATAEDLELLGAPGTSAGGARPKVSVYIDEHLRLLKLPSERDRQRDGEAWEYVAIVLAGKAGINVQRGDLLRTSDGKSSLALHRFDRGPHGERIGYMSAATAMELGEQGHSGVTYEDFADITDDVTGGDRAQLKDLFKRVALSVLISNDDDHWKNHGFLRAAGGWTLSPAFDINPSIGGGRINSRPISSTDDPRQRDIRNLIATADSYALTRKEVGTALHEVVDAVTDWPEVARAAGISSGEIDLMAAAFPEEQQAFALKAVS, encoded by the coding sequence TTGTATGACCAGAGCTACTTCCAGGCAGCGGGCGCATATGAACTCGACCCTAAGCTCACTAGAGGCAGAGGGCAGATCTACTCTGGAGAGGACCAGCGACTATTTGGAGCATTTCAGGATCTAACCCCTGACGACTGGGGCCGCCGCGTTATTGATGCTGACCTCGCTAATGCTCGACAAAATGACCGCAACATTCCGCGCTCAATTGACGAATTTGACTACCTTGCGCTGGCGGCTGACGAAACGCGGCTTGGAGCGATTCGCTTCCAATGTGATGGCGGAGGCGAGTGGCTGGGTCCCTCACAAGTTATGGATCTGAGGCACTACGGACTGGATGCATACGCTGAGGCTGCGGCGCGTCTCGAGGCACATGAAGCGACTGCGGAGGACCTTGAGCTATTGGGTGCACCTGGTACATCGGCCGGGGGAGCGCGGCCGAAAGTAAGCGTCTATATAGATGAACACCTCAGGCTCCTTAAGCTCCCATCTGAACGCGATCGCCAACGTGACGGGGAAGCCTGGGAGTACGTAGCTATCGTCCTGGCCGGTAAAGCAGGCATTAATGTGCAGCGCGGGGATCTTCTAAGAACTTCGGATGGGAAGTCTAGTCTTGCGCTACACCGCTTTGACCGTGGCCCTCACGGTGAACGCATCGGGTACATGTCGGCGGCCACGGCCATGGAGTTGGGGGAACAGGGTCATAGCGGAGTAACGTATGAAGATTTTGCTGATATTACAGATGACGTGACCGGCGGCGATCGCGCCCAGCTCAAGGATCTGTTCAAACGGGTCGCGCTAAGTGTGCTCATCTCCAACGATGATGATCACTGGAAAAACCATGGGTTTCTGCGCGCTGCAGGAGGTTGGACATTAAGCCCAGCTTTCGATATCAACCCCTCGATCGGCGGCGGAAGAATCAATTCGAGGCCGATTTCATCCACCGACGACCCGCGCCAGCGAGACATTCGAAACCTCATCGCTACCGCTGACAGCTACGCCCTCACGAGAAAGGAGGTCGGCACCGCACTGCACGAAGTGGTGGATGCTGTAACAGACTGGCCTGAGGTGGCACGGGCTGCAGGGATATCAAGCGGAGAGATCGATCTAATGGCTGCAGCATTCCCGGAGGAGCAGCAGGCTTTTGCTCTTAAAGCAGTGTCTTAG
- a CDS encoding GNAT family N-acetyltransferase, producing MTSQQPVLVGPRVALRDPQESDVSALLAILQQPEVSLWWVGFDEARVRADFLEQPESTRVIELEGAVAGAVVVLRSTDPEYPTTIMHIFLGTQFRGQRIGEESLALAIRHEFNDGITRITLDPNVHNTGAIRSYERLGFKTIGVLRDYQLRPGGHMEDALFMDLTRSDFPEGPPLPQIKIG from the coding sequence ATGACCTCCCAGCAGCCCGTTCTCGTCGGACCCCGCGTCGCTCTCCGCGATCCGCAAGAGAGCGACGTCTCGGCTCTGCTCGCGATTCTGCAGCAGCCAGAGGTGTCGCTTTGGTGGGTCGGTTTTGATGAGGCTCGTGTGCGGGCTGACTTCTTGGAACAGCCAGAATCCACCCGGGTGATCGAGTTGGAGGGCGCGGTGGCAGGCGCAGTGGTGGTGCTTCGCAGCACCGACCCCGAGTACCCCACCACGATCATGCACATCTTCCTTGGAACCCAATTTCGCGGGCAACGAATTGGCGAGGAAAGTCTGGCGTTAGCCATTCGACACGAGTTCAATGACGGTATTACGCGGATCACCCTTGACCCTAATGTTCATAACACCGGCGCTATCCGCAGCTATGAACGACTGGGCTTTAAGACCATCGGAGTGCTGCGCGACTATCAGCTGCGGCCCGGCGGACACATGGAAGACGCGCTCTTCATGGATCTGACGCGGTCCGATTTTCCAGAGGGTCCCCCGCTGCCGCAGATCAAGATCGGCTGA